In a genomic window of Rhizobium tumorigenes:
- a CDS encoding response regulator: MEPACTPTSSAPKILIVEDDAQIAGLVRDSLVEQGMVVEVTADGAAMDAKMRTEDFDLVVLDVMLPGEDGFSICRRLRRAGDIPILMLTSVGGDIDRVVGLEIGADDYVTKPFVLRELVARIKGLLRRSRLASPPIEVRPKRIFRFDNWRIDTIRRQVHDPSHARVAMTTHEFDLLIAFCQNPGQVLTREQLLALTHAGLAGPIERSIDVHISRLRQKIELDPRDPVIVKTVRMGGYVFTAAVEEVDA; this comes from the coding sequence ATGGAGCCAGCCTGCACCCCCACCTCTAGCGCGCCGAAAATCCTCATTGTCGAAGATGATGCCCAGATTGCAGGTCTCGTCCGGGATAGCCTCGTAGAGCAGGGAATGGTGGTCGAGGTTACGGCAGACGGTGCGGCTATGGACGCGAAGATGAGAACGGAGGACTTCGATCTCGTGGTTCTCGATGTCATGCTGCCCGGCGAGGACGGTTTTAGCATATGTCGGAGGTTACGCCGCGCAGGCGACATTCCCATCCTGATGCTGACATCCGTCGGTGGCGACATCGACAGGGTTGTCGGGCTGGAGATCGGTGCGGACGACTACGTCACCAAGCCCTTCGTCCTCAGGGAACTCGTTGCCCGCATAAAGGGGCTACTTCGAAGATCGAGACTTGCCTCCCCCCCGATCGAGGTTCGGCCAAAGCGCATTTTCCGTTTCGACAACTGGCGTATTGATACGATCCGGCGGCAGGTGCACGACCCGAGCCATGCGCGCGTTGCCATGACAACACATGAGTTCGACCTTCTGATCGCTTTTTGCCAGAACCCCGGTCAGGTGCTGACCAGGGAGCAACTGCTGGCGCTTACCCACGCAGGTTTAGCGGGGCCAATCGAACGCAGCATCGACGTGCACATAAGTCGCCTGCGGCAAAAGATCGAACTCGACCCTCGCGATCCCGTCATTGTCAAAACGGTACGCATGGGTGGCTATGTATTCACGGCGGCGGTGGAGGAGGTTGATGCCTAA
- a CDS encoding curlin, protein MIRTSFVAIAIAALVGITVPAIANDVQIEQYGWSNSAGGAQEGYGNRIRTYQNGGHNRIVGHQYGRHSLSAVGQEGNDNYGATYQNGDRNVAGIGQFGSSHTTILTQDGNGNIAAGVQIGHGCSANVSQGGNGNVAAFVQACP, encoded by the coding sequence ATGATCCGTACGTCTTTCGTTGCAATCGCAATCGCTGCCCTTGTCGGCATCACCGTCCCCGCCATCGCAAACGACGTGCAAATTGAGCAGTATGGGTGGTCGAACTCTGCGGGTGGAGCGCAGGAAGGGTACGGCAACCGGATTAGAACCTATCAGAACGGCGGCCACAACCGGATTGTCGGCCACCAATATGGTCGCCATAGCCTTTCGGCGGTCGGTCAAGAGGGCAATGACAACTATGGCGCCACCTATCAGAACGGCGACCGCAATGTGGCCGGCATTGGCCAGTTTGGTTCCAGCCACACGACTATCCTGACGCAGGACGGCAATGGCAACATCGCGGCAGGCGTGCAGATCGGTCACGGTTGCAGCGCCAATGTCAGCCAAGGCGGCAACGGCAATGTTGCAGCATTCGTCCAGGCCTGCCCATAA
- a CDS encoding efflux RND transporter permease subunit has protein sequence MSPQPSPPSNRFNLSIWAITHRSLVIFLMLAAVTAGVLSYLKLSRNEDPPFTIKTMVVSANWPGASVNDTVSLLTDKLEKKLSETPHLDYTQSYTRPGQAVIMVNLRDDTPPAEVDGIWYIVRKKMSDISATLPEGVSGPFFDDEFGDTYGSIYAFHGDGFSQRELTDRVEAIRDAILSLPDIGKVILLGTQEEQVLIEFSPGKLASLGIDPAAAVEAIRAQNSVNPAGLVQTTEEKISVRVSGAFASEDNLKDMTLKLGGRYVRLDSIATISRGIVDPPAPSVRVNGKEVIALAISMAKDGNLLTFGQALKKQMNAIASQLPAGVEMTQVADQSTVVEDAVDGFTKVLVEAIIIVLAVSFVSLGTRAGLVVTISIPLVLALTFFGMEIAGVGLQRISLGALIIALGLLVDDAMITVESMVSCLENGKSRSVAATYAYETTAFPMLTGTAVMIAGFIPVGFAASSAGEYTFSLFMVILIALSSSWIVAVLFSPLLGTWILPKALTHSHADAGRISTLYRRSLTWILRHRWLTIIFSLVAFGLAVAGVGRLEQQFFPASDRPELLVGLTLPQNASRAATEIRARQLEDVLAKDPDIDHYTTYVGSGSVRFYLPMDLQLDNDNVTETVVVAKSVEAREAVRQRIETALDENFSDLVTRVSPLELGPPVGWPLKFRVSGPDYQQVRVFSAKVASVIGSNPDARDINMTAGEPQKSVTILVNQIEARALGMSSESITNQIAAIFSGSTVTTIRDRNRLVDVVVKGTEPDRTSVSEVSNIELRTGDGSHVPLRQVATVAYGMEDPIIWRWQGKPMIIVQSDVQNGALAATVAGKVDEQLNALRQELPSGYTITAGGITEESEKGNSSIFAVIPVMIFVIVALLMIQLQSFTRMALALLMAPFGLVGVVLAMLPTGTPMGFVAQLGVIALAGMIIRNSVILIQEIDQNVARGKLPNEAIIAASLHRARPIVLTACAAILGMIPIASEIFWGPMASAIIGGLAVATLLTLTLLPCAMSLLLAAEGRRTAPAGPSRSAEDMS, from the coding sequence ATGAGCCCTCAGCCGAGCCCCCCCTCGAACCGCTTCAATCTCTCCATATGGGCGATTACCCACCGCTCGCTGGTGATTTTCCTGATGCTCGCGGCGGTCACGGCCGGCGTGCTGAGCTATCTGAAGCTGTCTCGCAACGAAGACCCGCCGTTCACCATCAAGACGATGGTCGTCAGCGCCAATTGGCCCGGGGCGAGCGTCAATGACACTGTCAGTCTGCTGACCGATAAACTTGAAAAGAAACTCTCCGAAACCCCACACCTCGACTACACGCAAAGCTATACGCGCCCCGGTCAGGCCGTGATCATGGTGAATTTGCGCGACGACACGCCGCCCGCAGAGGTGGATGGAATCTGGTATATCGTTCGCAAGAAGATGTCGGATATCTCAGCGACGCTTCCGGAAGGCGTCTCCGGGCCTTTCTTCGACGATGAATTCGGCGACACCTATGGAAGCATCTACGCGTTCCATGGCGACGGATTTAGCCAAAGGGAACTGACGGATCGCGTTGAGGCGATCCGCGACGCAATTCTCTCGCTACCCGACATCGGCAAGGTCATCCTGCTCGGCACCCAGGAAGAACAGGTCCTGATCGAGTTCTCGCCGGGTAAACTTGCCAGTCTCGGGATTGATCCAGCTGCCGCAGTCGAGGCTATCCGTGCCCAAAACTCGGTCAACCCAGCCGGATTGGTCCAGACGACGGAAGAAAAGATCTCCGTCCGGGTCAGCGGGGCTTTCGCTTCCGAGGACAATCTCAAAGATATGACGCTGAAGCTCGGCGGTCGATATGTCAGGCTCGATTCGATAGCAACCATCTCTCGAGGCATCGTTGACCCGCCCGCACCATCCGTGCGCGTCAATGGCAAGGAGGTGATCGCGCTTGCTATTTCCATGGCTAAAGACGGCAACCTCCTGACTTTTGGCCAAGCGCTGAAAAAGCAAATGAACGCCATTGCATCCCAGCTGCCAGCCGGTGTCGAAATGACCCAGGTCGCCGATCAGTCTACGGTGGTCGAGGATGCGGTCGACGGCTTCACGAAAGTCCTGGTCGAAGCAATCATTATCGTGCTTGCTGTTTCCTTTGTCTCGCTGGGCACACGGGCCGGCCTGGTCGTGACGATCTCCATACCTCTCGTCCTGGCACTGACGTTTTTCGGCATGGAAATCGCCGGCGTCGGTCTTCAGCGTATCTCTCTCGGTGCTCTCATCATCGCCCTTGGTCTGCTGGTCGATGACGCCATGATCACCGTCGAAAGCATGGTCTCCTGCCTGGAGAACGGCAAATCACGCTCAGTTGCCGCGACATACGCATACGAGACGACCGCCTTCCCCATGCTCACCGGTACAGCGGTCATGATCGCCGGCTTCATTCCCGTCGGCTTCGCCGCGTCCAGTGCCGGAGAATATACATTCTCCCTGTTCATGGTGATCCTCATTGCACTGTCGTCGTCCTGGATCGTAGCGGTTCTGTTTTCGCCGCTTCTCGGCACGTGGATATTGCCGAAGGCCCTGACTCACTCTCACGCCGATGCGGGCCGGATATCGACTCTCTACCGAAGGAGTCTGACCTGGATACTGCGGCATCGATGGTTGACGATCATCTTCTCGCTTGTGGCCTTCGGCCTTGCAGTTGCGGGTGTCGGTCGCCTCGAGCAGCAATTCTTCCCGGCATCCGACAGGCCGGAGCTGCTGGTTGGCCTGACGCTGCCCCAGAACGCGTCGCGAGCAGCAACGGAGATCCGCGCGAGGCAGCTGGAGGACGTTCTCGCCAAGGACCCGGACATCGATCACTATACCACCTATGTCGGATCTGGATCCGTCCGCTTCTACCTTCCGATGGACCTTCAACTCGACAACGACAACGTGACTGAAACCGTTGTGGTCGCCAAGAGCGTCGAGGCGAGGGAGGCCGTTCGCCAGAGAATCGAAACGGCCCTGGACGAGAATTTCTCGGATCTGGTGACGCGCGTCTCGCCGCTCGAACTTGGGCCTCCCGTCGGTTGGCCTCTGAAATTTCGGGTGTCCGGGCCTGACTATCAGCAGGTTCGCGTCTTCTCGGCAAAAGTAGCATCCGTCATCGGCAGCAATCCGGATGCCCGAGACATCAATATGACCGCCGGGGAGCCGCAAAAAAGCGTGACCATCCTGGTGAACCAGATCGAGGCCCGTGCGCTCGGGATGAGCTCGGAATCGATCACCAACCAGATCGCAGCGATCTTCTCCGGGTCGACCGTCACGACGATCCGCGACAGGAACAGGCTGGTGGACGTCGTCGTCAAGGGCACTGAGCCTGACCGCACATCCGTTTCCGAGGTGAGCAATATTGAGCTGCGTACCGGCGATGGAAGCCATGTACCGCTCCGACAGGTGGCGACGGTTGCCTATGGCATGGAAGACCCGATCATCTGGCGGTGGCAAGGCAAACCGATGATCATCGTGCAGTCGGACGTCCAGAATGGCGCCCTGGCCGCAACGGTCGCTGGAAAGGTCGACGAACAGCTTAACGCGCTGCGTCAGGAACTTCCCTCCGGCTACACCATCACCGCAGGCGGCATCACGGAAGAATCCGAGAAGGGCAATTCCTCCATCTTCGCGGTCATTCCTGTCATGATATTCGTCATCGTCGCGCTCCTCATGATCCAACTGCAGAGTTTCACACGCATGGCGCTTGCCCTTCTGATGGCGCCATTTGGGCTTGTGGGTGTGGTTCTTGCGATGCTGCCGACGGGCACGCCAATGGGATTCGTCGCGCAACTCGGTGTGATCGCCCTTGCCGGCATGATTATTCGCAACTCGGTCATTCTCATTCAGGAGATCGACCAGAACGTTGCCCGGGGAAAACTACCCAACGAGGCGATCATTGCGGCGTCCCTGCACCGTGCGCGGCCCATCGTCCTGACAGCCTGCGCTGCAATCCTCGGCATGATCCCAATCGCGTCCGAAATCTTTTGGGGCCCGATGGCATCAGCAATCATCGGCGGGCTTGCGGTTGCCACACTCTTGACCCTGACTCTCCTGCCCTGCGCGATGTCGCTTTTACTTGCGGCAGAAGGCAGGCGGACTGCTCCGGCGGGACCCTCGCGGAGCGCCGAGGACATGAGTTGA
- a CDS encoding xylulokinase yields the protein MSRALLVDLGGSLLKAGVYELSGRPLATERVLNAFVEDDIDKAEQNPEVWWEALRTAVDRLDEQIPGGLTGVVAVAICGFTRSQVFLDREGEPVRPAITFRDSRAQGAVEDVLLRPQVKNHPLARHLNAFHPLARLLWLKHNEEAAWKNTQSVVEPKDYLNFKLTGSLASDSISQFWLVSAMEGGIGALAELAGLDKAVLPTIRRPHEVVGTVLANMPGSLSKIAGAAVFCGSNDTWTAAAGIGALKPSRGYCISGSSEVFGIMSDEKAEAPGLVTIPWGEAMWQLGGPGLNGANVLTWMVNSLMPDERPFEERLAILLSQQTGLPLLFHPYLHGERTPLWDRDIRACFMGLMAAHKPGDLVRGTMEGISFVNRMVLERAEAASGVEVQEIRLAGGGARNAYWNQIRADILKRPVLVSDTEEVGLLGCLALARLGLSLANDIGEAADGISTRFLRYEPRLAESRVYDDLYAVFQDTVETVRLASHRLAALSRNARH from the coding sequence ATGAGCCGAGCGCTGTTGGTGGATCTTGGAGGATCCTTACTCAAGGCCGGAGTGTATGAACTGAGTGGCAGGCCCCTTGCGACCGAACGCGTCCTGAATGCCTTTGTAGAGGATGACATCGACAAGGCGGAACAGAATCCGGAAGTATGGTGGGAAGCGCTACGCACCGCTGTTGACCGGCTGGACGAGCAAATCCCCGGCGGACTGACCGGCGTTGTGGCCGTTGCCATTTGTGGCTTCACCCGCAGTCAGGTCTTCCTGGATAGAGAGGGTGAACCTGTGCGCCCGGCAATTACCTTCCGAGACTCGCGGGCCCAAGGCGCGGTTGAAGACGTGCTGTTGCGTCCCCAGGTCAAAAACCATCCGCTCGCTCGGCACCTCAACGCCTTCCATCCGCTGGCGCGCCTTTTATGGCTGAAGCATAACGAGGAGGCTGCCTGGAAAAATACCCAATCCGTTGTCGAGCCCAAGGACTATCTCAACTTCAAGCTCACCGGATCGCTAGCCTCGGATTCCATTTCGCAGTTCTGGCTTGTCAGCGCGATGGAGGGCGGGATTGGCGCGCTCGCAGAACTTGCTGGTTTAGACAAGGCCGTGCTGCCGACGATCCGAAGGCCGCATGAGGTTGTCGGAACCGTTCTGGCGAATATGCCGGGATCGCTCAGCAAGATTGCAGGTGCAGCGGTGTTTTGCGGGTCCAACGACACATGGACGGCGGCGGCGGGGATTGGCGCCCTCAAGCCTTCAAGGGGATACTGCATTTCTGGCTCATCGGAAGTGTTCGGCATCATGTCCGATGAGAAGGCCGAGGCGCCTGGTTTAGTGACGATCCCGTGGGGCGAGGCCATGTGGCAACTCGGCGGCCCCGGACTGAATGGCGCAAACGTGCTGACCTGGATGGTCAATAGCCTTATGCCGGACGAGCGTCCGTTCGAAGAACGGTTAGCGATCCTGCTATCTCAGCAGACCGGCTTACCGCTTCTTTTTCATCCCTACCTTCATGGCGAACGCACGCCGCTATGGGACCGGGATATCCGCGCATGCTTCATGGGACTGATGGCCGCGCACAAGCCCGGTGATCTCGTGCGCGGCACCATGGAAGGCATCAGTTTCGTGAACCGCATGGTGCTCGAGAGAGCCGAGGCTGCCAGTGGGGTCGAGGTGCAAGAGATTCGCCTCGCCGGAGGTGGCGCCCGGAATGCCTACTGGAATCAGATCCGGGCGGATATCCTCAAAAGGCCGGTGCTGGTCTCGGACACCGAGGAGGTCGGACTCCTGGGCTGCCTTGCATTGGCCCGGCTCGGGCTTTCACTGGCAAACGACATCGGGGAGGCGGCCGACGGGATATCGACACGCTTTCTGCGCTACGAGCCACGACTGGCCGAAAGCCGCGTCTACGACGACCTGTACGCTGTCTTTCAGGACACCGTAGAAACGGTTCGGCTCGCGTCCCACCGTCTGGCCGCACTGTCGCGGAATGCGCGGCACTAA
- the csgH gene encoding curli-like amyloid fiber formation chaperone CsgH codes for MLNRVKHPYRLMAIFTLLLLPVGAFATMTAKQSGDAQICEIKATPAGGMVRLDAFAHADEHLYGTYSFQVEKSGGSGRSTTSQSGDFDARAGKAELLSSVTLDSRGDTYKVMLDIMSGTRSFRCTQQIGSD; via the coding sequence ATGCTAAATCGCGTCAAACATCCTTATCGCCTGATGGCAATCTTCACGCTGTTGCTGCTTCCCGTCGGCGCTTTTGCGACAATGACTGCCAAACAATCTGGCGATGCGCAGATTTGCGAAATCAAGGCGACCCCGGCGGGGGGCATGGTAAGACTGGATGCGTTTGCCCACGCCGACGAACACCTCTATGGCACTTATTCTTTTCAAGTCGAAAAATCGGGAGGAAGCGGACGTTCCACGACCAGTCAGAGTGGAGACTTTGACGCTAGAGCGGGCAAAGCGGAACTCCTCTCCTCCGTCACGCTCGACTCGAGAGGAGATACCTACAAGGTTATGCTGGACATCATGAGCGGAACCAGGAGTTTCAGGTGCACCCAGCAGATTGGCAGCGACTAA
- a CDS encoding DUF3313 domain-containing protein, which yields MTNKDLSQHVFKTRRVSWKAAGLCVSLSLGSCSSVPLTESGSLTSYSSLGASEGRFTKSRSYVDTPALLAASSIAISPTRLSPEAYSRVHNIGNGRLVSNALDRALCVDLSDKYHVVGPGEPADIIVKVVITDIVPTGKFAAGLSTAVSLGSSVVLPVGVPRLPIGLGGLAVEAEALDNNGIQRAAIVWSRGANSITNEARISEVGDAYGLASSFAGQFAEMLAKGKKTSGLNLSLPSRQKLQSQLGGAPKNAACEAYGRSPGIPGLALGLLGAPPSWADHGPKL from the coding sequence ATGACGAACAAAGACTTGAGCCAGCACGTTTTCAAGACTCGTCGCGTCAGCTGGAAGGCGGCCGGACTTTGTGTCAGCCTCAGTCTTGGAAGTTGCAGCTCGGTTCCTCTCACGGAGTCCGGGTCGCTGACTTCGTACAGCAGTCTGGGAGCAAGCGAAGGGCGTTTCACCAAGTCCCGCTCCTACGTCGATACACCGGCGTTGCTAGCAGCCAGTTCAATTGCCATATCACCGACGCGGTTGTCACCCGAAGCCTACTCGCGTGTTCACAACATCGGCAACGGCCGTCTTGTTTCCAATGCGCTTGATCGCGCGCTATGCGTTGACCTCAGTGATAAATACCATGTCGTCGGTCCCGGTGAGCCCGCCGACATCATCGTAAAGGTCGTCATTACGGACATAGTTCCAACCGGCAAGTTCGCGGCCGGCTTGTCTACGGCGGTCAGTCTCGGAAGCTCGGTCGTCCTGCCCGTCGGCGTGCCTCGTCTGCCCATTGGATTGGGTGGCCTCGCGGTGGAAGCGGAGGCCCTCGACAATAACGGGATACAGAGGGCGGCTATTGTCTGGTCCCGCGGCGCCAACTCTATCACCAACGAGGCTCGCATTTCCGAAGTCGGGGACGCTTACGGCCTTGCGTCGTCCTTTGCCGGTCAGTTCGCGGAAATGCTTGCAAAGGGAAAGAAGACCTCCGGCTTGAACCTGTCGCTCCCGTCCCGGCAGAAATTGCAGTCGCAACTCGGAGGCGCGCCGAAGAACGCCGCATGCGAAGCTTACGGCCGTTCGCCCGGAATCCCGGGACTGGCCCTCGGCCTCCTCGGCGCGCCGCCATCATGGGCAGATCATGGTCCGAAGCTCTAG
- a CDS encoding ATP-binding protein codes for MPKTATSVPKTLRGQITLIILVALVTVIVCGRALENLAKRDFTAPNLERAVEQVKTLAMLLSQTSPADRPAIVAGARRAGLDVSLAPASMVSQFKGSSELQSVAETFADLLFPPDGEPPLGGWRAQLEGRRVIAEPVDEQNIVVSFGFPDTIITSSFLSQSTYYFMAVIVLIVFFFIFAIRTVTEPIKRISEAATLSDISSGSQIFEERGSVEIVSLARALNGMRNRIHLMVEGRTQMLRGISHDVRTPLTRLRLRIERMGDGSTRDALLADIDHMDRLLTESLNYLRDDYATEEVERVDVASILQTVCSDFSDVGFNMTYRGPNKMIANCRPLSMMRAVTNLCDNASKFSNSAFVELQQTATGISISVADDGPGVSEELREKVLEPFFKGDPSRSGQTGFGLGLSIVADIVRSHHGSISLSSNRPHGLIARISVPDARQG; via the coding sequence ATGCCTAAGACTGCCACTAGCGTCCCCAAAACCCTTCGTGGTCAGATCACCCTCATCATTCTGGTGGCTTTGGTGACGGTCATCGTCTGTGGGCGGGCGCTGGAAAACCTTGCCAAACGGGACTTTACCGCACCCAACCTCGAAAGGGCTGTCGAGCAGGTCAAGACCCTGGCGATGCTTCTGTCGCAGACGTCTCCGGCTGATCGTCCCGCCATCGTGGCAGGCGCCCGGCGCGCCGGGCTGGACGTGTCGCTCGCCCCGGCCTCCATGGTCTCGCAATTCAAGGGATCGTCCGAACTCCAAAGCGTCGCAGAAACGTTTGCAGACTTGCTGTTTCCACCGGACGGAGAACCGCCTCTTGGCGGATGGCGCGCCCAATTGGAAGGGAGACGGGTCATCGCGGAGCCGGTAGACGAGCAAAACATCGTCGTATCCTTCGGCTTTCCGGACACGATTATAACGAGCTCTTTCCTCAGCCAAAGCACATACTATTTCATGGCGGTCATCGTACTGATCGTCTTCTTCTTCATCTTCGCAATTCGTACGGTCACAGAGCCGATCAAGAGGATCTCCGAGGCTGCAACGCTCTCGGACATCAGCAGTGGCTCGCAGATTTTCGAGGAACGCGGCAGCGTCGAGATCGTCTCCCTGGCGCGCGCGCTCAACGGCATGCGAAACCGGATCCATCTCATGGTGGAAGGCCGCACGCAGATGCTGCGAGGCATCAGTCACGACGTGCGCACGCCGCTGACGCGGCTCAGATTGCGGATAGAGCGTATGGGCGACGGATCGACGCGGGACGCGCTGCTGGCCGACATCGATCATATGGACAGGTTGCTCACAGAAAGCCTGAACTACCTTCGCGATGACTACGCCACCGAGGAGGTGGAACGGGTCGACGTCGCCAGCATCCTGCAGACCGTGTGCAGCGATTTCTCAGACGTTGGGTTCAACATGACCTATCGTGGCCCCAACAAAATGATCGCCAATTGCCGTCCGCTTTCCATGATGCGTGCTGTGACAAATCTCTGCGACAATGCCTCGAAGTTTTCCAACTCAGCGTTTGTTGAACTCCAGCAAACTGCGACCGGCATTTCCATCTCGGTGGCGGACGACGGACCGGGAGTATCCGAGGAACTTCGGGAAAAGGTGCTCGAACCTTTCTTCAAGGGAGACCCGTCACGAAGCGGTCAAACAGGCTTCGGTCTCGGCCTGTCCATTGTGGCCGACATCGTCCGCTCACACCACGGAAGCATCTCCCTGTCCTCCAATCGGCCGCACGGTCTGATAGCCCGGATAAGCGTGCCCGATGCCAGACAGGGTTGA
- a CDS encoding curlin — protein sequence MTSNMFKILSVTLLVGSLGQVALSLPAHAGGRISLNLAPQNSSDADLFSTGLRAYSLYRDWKNADIRQLGRGNAAGIAQAGSGNIGFIQQRGDGHSATLRQNGNRNAYGIFQFGRNTRTDVVQDGDDGSGATVSYGW from the coding sequence ATGACCAGCAACATGTTCAAGATCCTTTCTGTCACACTTCTCGTCGGGAGCCTGGGGCAGGTCGCATTGTCGTTACCGGCTCATGCCGGTGGACGGATCTCGCTCAATCTCGCGCCCCAGAATTCCAGCGATGCGGATCTCTTCTCAACCGGACTACGCGCTTACTCGCTCTACCGCGATTGGAAAAACGCAGACATCCGGCAATTGGGCAGGGGTAACGCAGCGGGCATTGCCCAGGCTGGGAGTGGAAACATTGGCTTCATCCAGCAGCGGGGCGATGGTCATTCCGCAACCTTGCGACAGAATGGCAACCGCAATGCCTATGGTATTTTCCAGTTTGGGCGAAACACCAGAACCGACGTAGTCCAGGACGGGGATGACGGGAGTGGCGCTACTGTCAGCTACGGCTGGTAA
- a CDS encoding MEKHLA domain-containing protein, with amino-acid sequence MPSSDRTVLELYHDKAFFHLLVDSYRRIVGKPLVADDRDAYWLYHHAPFAVVAHNTDLDPIFIYANMSAQRCFEYDWEEFTSLPSRLSAEVPNRADRQLLLDKVTRDGYASGYRGARIAKSGRRFWIEDGCVWQLMGQDGQRYGQAATFPIIDQAV; translated from the coding sequence ATGCCATCTTCCGACCGAACGGTCCTTGAACTTTACCACGACAAGGCCTTTTTCCATCTGTTGGTCGATAGTTACCGGCGCATTGTCGGCAAACCGCTGGTCGCCGATGACCGCGATGCGTATTGGCTCTATCATCACGCCCCATTCGCTGTTGTCGCTCACAACACCGATCTCGATCCGATCTTCATCTATGCTAATATGTCAGCCCAACGTTGTTTCGAATATGATTGGGAAGAATTCACGTCTTTACCATCCCGCCTTTCTGCAGAAGTTCCCAACCGTGCCGACCGACAATTGCTTTTGGATAAAGTCACACGCGATGGGTATGCATCCGGGTACAGGGGCGCTCGCATCGCAAAGTCTGGCCGCCGGTTCTGGATTGAGGATGGCTGCGTGTGGCAGTTGATGGGGCAAGATGGTCAAAGGTACGGACAAGCCGCAACATTTCCGATCATCGATCAGGCGGTCTAA
- a CDS encoding efflux RND transporter periplasmic adaptor subunit, with protein sequence MLSRILACCAALCAAGLTACSDDAAPQARAHAIRVVSVKSELIGETFRQTGEVQPRYQIPMSFRLDGQIVFRIENGSSVKAGDILARVDKIPSSINVSSASAQVDVAKSDVGLAELTAARNWELFSKNAISRAQVQQGDANLQAAKSKLEAANATLDSARQSLSYTDLKADRDGIVSGVSANEGQVVTSGQTVLTLSSNAELDAVFDIPEQLWNENLTDPEVQISLLSDPSKTATGKVREVTPSADATTRTYRVRVTLKNPVQGFPMGAAVSGKVILSPKRLFEVPSAAMARLGQDQAVFVYMPQSKTIQARTVKIERYAGKSMLVSDGLGDGDLVATAGVTKLRDGEAVTIEKDDRL encoded by the coding sequence ATGCTCAGCCGTATCCTTGCCTGTTGCGCCGCCCTGTGTGCAGCAGGACTGACTGCCTGCTCGGACGACGCGGCCCCTCAGGCAAGGGCGCACGCCATCAGGGTTGTATCGGTCAAGTCGGAGCTTATTGGCGAAACCTTCCGTCAAACCGGCGAGGTCCAGCCGCGGTATCAGATCCCGATGAGCTTCCGGCTGGATGGCCAGATCGTGTTTCGGATCGAGAACGGTTCTTCCGTCAAGGCGGGCGATATTCTCGCCAGAGTCGACAAGATCCCGTCATCGATCAACGTCTCGTCGGCGTCGGCCCAGGTCGATGTGGCAAAATCCGACGTCGGGCTTGCCGAGCTCACCGCAGCGCGCAATTGGGAACTCTTTTCAAAAAATGCGATTTCGCGCGCGCAGGTTCAGCAAGGCGACGCCAATCTCCAGGCAGCAAAATCCAAGCTGGAGGCCGCCAACGCGACTTTGGATAGCGCGAGACAGTCTCTCTCCTACACGGACCTGAAAGCTGATCGGGATGGTATAGTCTCCGGCGTCTCAGCCAACGAAGGTCAGGTCGTTACCTCCGGCCAGACCGTGCTGACGTTGAGCTCGAACGCCGAGCTGGATGCGGTTTTCGATATCCCCGAGCAATTGTGGAACGAGAACCTGACCGACCCCGAGGTACAGATCAGTCTCCTATCCGACCCCAGCAAGACCGCAACGGGAAAAGTACGGGAAGTCACGCCGTCAGCCGACGCAACAACCCGAACCTATCGCGTCAGGGTGACCTTGAAAAACCCGGTTCAGGGCTTCCCGATGGGCGCTGCCGTCAGCGGCAAGGTAATCCTTTCGCCAAAGCGCCTGTTCGAGGTCCCGTCGGCGGCAATGGCCCGTCTCGGACAGGATCAGGCCGTATTTGTCTACATGCCCCAGAGCAAAACCATTCAAGCACGGACCGTCAAGATTGAGCGGTACGCGGGCAAGAGCATGCTCGTTTCCGATGGCCTCGGGGACGGCGATCTCGTTGCGACAGCCGGTGTCACCAAGCTGCGTGACGGGGAAGCTGTCACCATCGAGAAAGACGACCGCCTATGA
- a CDS encoding acyl-CoA thioesterase has translation MICPPVDRRQRPEPSLLSSSAPTFNLSITVSPADIDQQGHVNNSVYLQWVQEAVLGYWHHIAPIDARNDLVWVALAHHIRYRKPVLLGDPIHVLVTATHASGPRASFTTRVKHRDELCAEIESSWCCINAATRRPHRLAKEIIKTFLPA, from the coding sequence TTGATATGTCCACCCGTTGATCGTAGGCAGCGCCCTGAGCCTTCGCTTCTTTCGTCAAGCGCACCCACATTCAATCTTTCAATTACCGTTTCACCGGCTGACATCGATCAGCAGGGGCACGTCAACAATTCCGTCTATCTTCAGTGGGTGCAGGAAGCCGTGCTCGGCTACTGGCATCACATCGCACCAATCGACGCCAGAAATGATCTGGTCTGGGTCGCGCTGGCCCATCACATCCGATATAGAAAGCCGGTGCTCTTGGGCGATCCGATCCATGTGTTGGTGACAGCGACCCACGCTTCTGGACCCCGGGCGTCCTTTACCACACGGGTGAAGCACCGCGATGAGCTTTGCGCCGAGATAGAAAGCTCCTGGTGCTGCATAAACGCCGCGACGCGACGTCCCCATCGCTTGGCAAAGGAGATCATAAAGACCTTCCTGCCTGCGTGA